GCTGTGGTTGCTCGTCACTATGTCTGGACGTGGGAAACAGGGAGGTAAAACTCGAGCTAAGGCCAAGACTCGGTCATCTCGAGCAGGCTTACAGTTTCCTGTGGGCAGAGTCCACCGTCTTCTTCGCAAGGGCAATTATTCCGAGCGGGTCGGAGCCGGCGCCCCGGTGTACCTGGCGGCGGTGCTGGAGTACCTGACCGCCGAGATCCTGGAGCTGGCGGGCAACGCGGCTCGCGACAACAAGAAGACGCGCATCATCCCGCGCCACCTACAGCTGGCCATCCGCAACGACGAGGAGCTCAACAAGCTGCTGGGCAAAGTCACCATCGCTCAGGGCGGCGTCCTGCCCAATATTCAGGCCGTGTTGCTGCCTAAGAAAACTGAGAGCCACCATAAAGTCAAGGGCAAGTAAAATCAACTTAGGTCGGAAAACGTAGCTCACTTGTCCTATGCTGTGCTATTTTAAAGGCTCTTTTCAGAGCCATCATATTTTCACAAGAAAAGCTGGTAACTCCGTTAtgtttcagagattttttttttaattctttcgtGTTAGCAACAAACCTTGAGTGTTCGTGAAAGATAGTGATGTTGAGACATTAAATGTGTTCCGAGGAAACATGTCGCCCCTTAAGCACTCCATTTTAGGGCATACCGGGTAAGACGAATCAAAAAATACATTTCGAGAATAAAGGCGAGGCAGGTATGTCACttggactgggggggggggggagacaaaGGGCAAggaaacttgccattggctaataACAAAGTAGTGGGGACTTTACAAATTCTTATCTTTAGCAAAACATTGTCCAGCATAAATCGGGGAACATTTGCTGTGATCCAGTGGGTATCCAGCAGCATTGATAACTTACAAGCATGAATTATAGGTCCCACTCAGACTCACAGaatcaaaatttacattttaacacgATCCTTAAATGCTTTGAATTATGTACACTACTTGGTGGTGGGATGAACTAGAACATCAGAATGTTTATCTTCTCAAATAACAGACTGAACTAAAGGGTTAAGCCGGGCGGTAGCAGTTCATCCAATCAGATTCTCTACTAATAAACCAATCTCTGGTCACTCTTCAGCCAATGATCTTGTCGCGCGGGACTTTTGAAATATCATGTGGCCAATCAGAATGCTTCTAACTCTATTTAAGGGGAACTTAAGCTCAGTTCTGAACAGACTTTCCGCGGGTTTTCAGTCGCTCCAAATGGCCCGTACTAAGCAGACAGCTCGCAAGTCCACCGGCGGGAAGGCGCCGCGTAAGCAGCTGGCCACCAAGGCGGCCCGCAAGAGCGCCCCGGCCACCGGCGGCGTGAAGAAGCCCCACCGCTACCGGCCTGGCACCGTGGCCTTGCGAGAGATCCGCCGCTACCAGAAATCGACCGAACTGCTGATCCGCAAGTTGCCTTTCCAGCGCCTTGTGCGAGAGATCGCGCAGGACTTCAAGACCGATCTGCGTTTCCAGAGCTCGGCAGTGATGGCGCTGCAGGAGGCCTGCGAGGCCTACCTGGTGGGCCTGTTTGAGGACACCAACCTGTGCGCCATCCACGCCAAGCGAGTGACTATCATGCCCAAAGACATCCAGCTGGCACGGCGCATCCGTGGGGAAAGGGCATAAATCAAGCCTGTTTGCTTCTACTTGAAAAGGCTCTTTTCAGAGCCACCCACAGTTCCACTGAAAGTAGTTGTGACAGTTTTCTCAATTACTGAGACAAAATGCAGTCAAGTCTCGTTTGTTCCACGTTGAAGAAAGTAATTGGTGAGTGCTTTATGTTTGTGCACTACACTTGAAGGCGCTTTGCATTGAGAGAGATCCCTATCTATGTCATATGGGGTCTGGAGAGGTACAGGAAATGGAGGctaaagaaaacttttaattaaGGGAATTTCCCTTTGAGGCCTTTACAAACTTTTCTCTTTAGTTTACGAAcacttttttcctgtttatttgcaTTTGGTCATACAGCCTTTATATGTGTAAAAAAGCACAGCCTTTATATGTGTAAAAAAGCCATACTCAtcacaaaattgacaaaaataagcattttattaacTCAGACactatagtatatattttttctatatttctgacCAAATACTCTGATGCCAtcttaagataattattttgtaatgttttataGATAGTGGAAAGAGAAATTGGTCTTTCCTCCAGGGTGGTTGatcataatttgttttattttcttgataatttagAAGAGTTTCAGCTTTAAAACATTATTGGTTATGTCAGGTTTTTAGGATTGTTTTGAAATTTGGAAAATCCTGTCAAGCCTTTTATTCATATGTGAGTCGTAAAATGTGTAAGAATTCTTCTCAGACTAGCTTCTTGCTCTACACATTTCTACTCTACTATGTACCCACTCTCAGTGTTGGGTGAGTATTATGAATATTTGGATGTCATGACGTTTTCTGGCCCAGCATCTTGCCAGGAGTCTAGGTGAGTTTTTCCAGTGTGCATTAGGAATATCTTTGAAGAAATTCTTACATCAGATTGGCTAGCAACAAATGAACCAAATATGAGCATCTGTGCAAAtcacattatataatttattaatgctACACTAAATGCATCTTCAACTAAATTTTCTCTTATCCAAATCCCAACATTTTCATCATTGTTGCAACATAATCAGACAATGGGTAATTGTAGAGAAGATCAAgtgcaaataaaataatggtattaACCATTTACTAAAAGTATCTTAACAtggcaaattgaaaaaaaaaatacagagagacAACACGAATACATTTGTAGAGCCCTTCCCTCCCAGGGCCTTGGAAAAGCACTTGACACTTGAATTTCATTAGCTTCAGGATAAATCTACCTCTGGCTATGCTTTTCCAGATTATACATGGCCTTCCCCAGCATCTTGCAACTGTTCAAACACGACCCTAGAAGTGAGAATCACTGGTCTGAGATGACTCCCAGGCATCTGAGGTAGAACACTGCTTTGGATGATGGTGCTGTTCTCAGATATACCAAGAGGAGAAAGCTTAGTGGGGAGGATAAAAAGTCAACTTTAAGCAATATGAACATTTTCAGGACCAAGGTGAATTTTCTGGGACAACTTTGCAAGGTTTTATAGCTCCTGTACTGAATATCACCTTCTTTTAGAGAGGTCTTCATGGAAGGAAGGAGCAATAAAACAATGGATTCATTAGAGGAGTCAGCCTAATTAGCTATCATTGATAGTGTTCAATGGGTCAAGTAGCATGTGAAATGATTGGTCTCTcagtctccattttatagaagacaaACTTCAGCCAAAGGAATTTCAGTAAATTGGCCAAATTCATACTACTAGCAAATAATAATGCAAGGCAGGCAGTCTCACACCAAATCTACACTCGTAGTATCTTCTGATCAATAAAATTACCCCCAAATTGGCTGTCAGATATAATTTCCTCCTCAAAGATAAGTCTCTTTCAGAAATTGAGCTGCCTTAGGTGGTTAGGAGGGGATTGTGTAGCCTGGCCTGGGCTAAGTTCTGTTAGACTCCTCTGGTTAGGGGCCCATGAGAGGTAAAGTGGGTAGGATGAGCCAATAAAACATTAAGTCTTAGGAATGCTCTCTGGGCTTCAGGATTAAGTCAGAAAAATTGTTTCCTTGGAAATATCTGGATTCTGCTCCAGAGCAGGTATTTGCTTGTGTTTCTTCCCATAGTATAAGAACTGTACTGCTCAAGATGGTAGCCACTAGTCATATGtggctattaagcacttgaaatgtggccagtccaaattaaaatgtgctttaagtgtaaaatacaaaCTAGATTTCAAACACTTagtaccaataaataaataaataaaaactcagtattttatattacttattgAAACAATATCTGCTTATGCTgagctaaaaatattaaaatagatttaacttgttactttttactttttttaatttggtcaCTAGAAACTTTGAAATTACATATATGGTTCTTACATCAGCAGGGGACACTACTAGTATGTGGAGAATAATTATATTGATTCACAGATTAGAAACTACCTACCTACATCCTTAATGTCACCAAGCCTTGgctcttcatctctaaaatgggaataataatgacaCCTACCTCCAAGTGTGGTGACAAAAATGTGTTTAGAAGTAAATATAGAGTAATTAGGAATAGTGCTTTGTATGTTGTAaataagtgctcaagaaatactAGCTCTCAAAGTTATTGTTGCCACTGTACCCTAAATCCCCATTCTCTTCAGAAATCCTCTAATGATGTAATCCTGTTTTACACTGGGCCTGTTCAACTCTGGCATGGATTTTAACCACAAAGCCACCTTTTACATTTCCCTCAGGCTTACATAGCCAAAATACCTAGAGCTTTGCCTAGGGAACTAGTAGGATACTTAATTTTTTAGCCATGAGATGAGAGCACTGTATATGAAAGTtttgaataatataatatattataagaaggatttgatttaattattacactTCTATCATACATGAACAAATTCATGAATTTTCATGGTTGAATTATCAGTCAGCTCTTTATGCAATATTCACTGACATTTTTGGCTAATCAGCAGTGTTTAGGGAAGTATTTGAATATAGTGTTGCTGTTtagagaactaaatgaaaatttgaaatgatactatcaataatgttaaataaaatataggtttTGAAGAGAATCAGAATGTCATCCCAAAATACGTCACTTTgacataagaattattttcagcTGAAGGCAATTGAGAATCAACAAATATAGGAAGAGTTTTCTGTCTTTACCTTACTCAACTAAAACTAAGACATACATTTCTCTTTTTGAAGGTTACATAAATTTCCCTTGTGAAAGTGTCCTTGTCTCCTATACTGGGGAAAAGAGAACAATTTTTATCACTAGAGATAGTCAGTTGACATTGAGATGAGTCTATAAAAACAAACCTTactaaaataattcttatcttccATTAGATTTGCCTGTATATTTCCAGTTACTTCACTATAATTTATTGTCCTATGAAGCCCAAACTGCCTTTCCTTTGCTAGGATAGTATATAAATAAGTCTCACAGTCTAACTGCTTTTTTAAAGATTCACTTTTTGCTTCTGTGAGCTCTGTGCTTGTAATAAAACTGTatgcttttttcttctattaatctgTCCTTTGACATTTAAATTCACAAGCCTCCAGTTACTAAACCTCTTTAAGAgggtagagaaaatatttttccacctGACAGTTtcataaactaaataaaattaagacaagatttttttgtgtcttaaagtagccaat
The nucleotide sequence above comes from Microcebus murinus isolate Inina chromosome 15, M.murinus_Inina_mat1.0, whole genome shotgun sequence. Encoded proteins:
- the LOC105858310 gene encoding histone H3.1-like, whose product is MWPIRMLLTLFKGNLSSVLNRLSAGFQSLQMARTKQTARKSTGGKAPRKQLATKAARKSAPATGGVKKPHRYRPGTVALREIRRYQKSTELLIRKLPFQRLVREIAQDFKTDLRFQSSAVMALQEACEAYLVGLFEDTNLCAIHAKRVTIMPKDIQLARRIRGERA
- the LOC105858289 gene encoding histone H2A type 1-D-like gives rise to the protein MSGRGKQGGKTRAKAKTRSSRAGLQFPVGRVHRLLRKGNYSERVGAGAPVYLAAVLEYLTAEILELAGNAARDNKKTRIIPRHLQLAIRNDEELNKLLGKVTIAQGGVLPNIQAVLLPKKTESHHKVKGK